From the genome of Muricauda sp. SCSIO 64092, one region includes:
- a CDS encoding DUF4251 domain-containing protein, whose product MKTKNNVLLIAVVLALLSIACASKKATASPEQLAKLQEMVDSNAFRLDARWANPLATQTVNAIAVSGLLPLGSTPNRIDIFGMASYIEFKNDSVFGILPYYGERQFTRKYPPTDAGIQFKGVPRDFEIAFDEKKRQYNFNFDIESDTGEGFTVNGILFENMNTTFYVNSTDRLSIAYSGSIKDPIDRE is encoded by the coding sequence ATGAAAACAAAGAACAACGTATTACTGATTGCGGTGGTTTTGGCGCTGCTATCAATTGCCTGTGCCAGTAAAAAAGCTACAGCCTCGCCAGAACAGCTGGCGAAACTTCAAGAAATGGTGGATTCCAATGCGTTCCGTTTGGATGCACGATGGGCCAACCCTTTAGCAACCCAGACTGTCAATGCCATTGCAGTCTCTGGATTGTTGCCCCTTGGAAGTACCCCCAACAGGATCGATATTTTTGGTATGGCCAGTTATATCGAATTTAAAAATGATAGTGTTTTTGGCATACTTCCGTACTATGGCGAACGCCAATTTACCCGTAAGTATCCTCCAACCGATGCAGGAATCCAGTTCAAGGGGGTACCCAGGGACTTTGAAATAGCATTTGATGAAAAGAAGCGGCAATACAATTTCAATTTTGATATTGAAAGTGACACGGGAGAGGGGTTTACGGTCAATGGAATATTATTCGAAAATATGAACACCACTTTCTACGTCAATAGCACCGATCGATTGAGCATTGCCTATTCAGGATCAATCAAAGACCCTATCGACCGTGAGTAG
- a CDS encoding N-acyl-D-amino-acid deacylase family protein, translating to MKYLSLCCFLFLIFACTPSQEYDLVLQNGLLYDGGGEAPYPGDIGINADTIAFIGEPNSLKGKETIALNGLATSPGFINMLSWANVSLLEDGRSQSDIRQGVTLEIMGEGRSMGPLNEEMKENMLKGQGDITFDIPWTTLGEYLQHLEDKGVSTNVASFVGNGTLRAHVIGFENRPATPGELEEMKKLTKQAMEEGAMGISSSLLYAPSMYASTQELVELSKVAATYDGLYISHIRNEGDQLLESLDELIQISKEADIRSEVYHLKASSKPNWDKLDRAIAKIDSARRVGLPITADIYTYNASSTGLHVQLPDWAREEGIAAMLERLADPKNRERAIAEMEFRNAPETILLVGFRSEEMRKYIGKYLTEVAEEWEMDPAEALVDLLIKDQSRVQVVYFSMSEENISKKVALPWVSFCSDAGSYTNEGVFIKQSTHPRAYGSFIRVLGKFARDEGVISLEEGIRKLTSLPADNLKLQKRGRLGIGNYADIVVFDPEKVTDKATFTDPHQYAEGVVHVFVNGGQVIKDGEHTGASPGRFVKGPGYITQ from the coding sequence ATGAAATACCTCTCCCTTTGCTGCTTCCTTTTTTTGATTTTTGCGTGTACCCCTTCCCAGGAGTACGATTTGGTACTACAAAATGGCCTGCTTTATGACGGTGGGGGAGAAGCACCCTATCCAGGGGATATTGGAATCAATGCGGACACCATTGCCTTTATTGGGGAGCCCAACTCCCTTAAGGGAAAGGAAACTATTGCCCTAAACGGTTTGGCCACTTCCCCGGGCTTTATCAACATGCTCAGTTGGGCCAATGTGTCCCTATTGGAGGACGGACGATCGCAGAGTGACATCCGACAGGGGGTCACTTTGGAAATAATGGGTGAGGGACGTTCCATGGGGCCCCTAAACGAGGAAATGAAGGAAAACATGTTAAAGGGTCAGGGGGATATAACATTTGATATTCCATGGACCACCCTGGGGGAATACCTGCAGCATTTGGAGGATAAAGGGGTTTCCACAAACGTGGCCTCTTTTGTGGGCAATGGGACACTAAGGGCCCATGTCATCGGTTTTGAAAACAGACCGGCCACCCCTGGGGAACTGGAGGAAATGAAGAAATTGACCAAACAGGCCATGGAGGAAGGGGCGATGGGCATTTCCAGTTCATTGCTCTATGCCCCCAGTATGTATGCGAGCACCCAGGAATTGGTAGAACTTTCAAAAGTTGCCGCTACCTATGATGGCCTTTATATTTCCCATATCCGTAATGAGGGAGACCAACTTTTGGAAAGTCTGGACGAGCTGATCCAGATTTCCAAAGAGGCCGATATCCGTTCGGAGGTATACCATCTAAAGGCGTCCTCCAAACCCAATTGGGACAAGTTGGATAGGGCCATTGCAAAAATAGATTCCGCCCGAAGGGTTGGACTGCCCATTACAGCCGATATCTATACCTATAATGCAAGCTCTACCGGACTTCATGTACAGTTACCGGACTGGGCCAGGGAAGAGGGTATCGCTGCCATGTTGGAGCGCCTGGCCGATCCAAAAAACCGAGAAAGGGCAATTGCGGAAATGGAGTTTCGAAATGCTCCGGAAACTATTCTTTTGGTGGGGTTCCGATCGGAAGAAATGCGTAAGTACATCGGAAAATACCTTACCGAAGTGGCCGAAGAGTGGGAGATGGACCCAGCTGAAGCTTTGGTGGATCTATTGATAAAAGATCAAAGTCGTGTTCAGGTGGTCTATTTCTCCATGTCCGAGGAAAACATTTCAAAAAAAGTGGCACTTCCATGGGTCAGTTTTTGTTCGGACGCGGGGTCCTATACCAATGAGGGCGTCTTTATAAAGCAAAGTACACATCCACGTGCCTACGGATCATTCATCCGGGTACTGGGAAAATTTGCCCGTGATGAAGGGGTGATTTCCCTTGAAGAAGGCATCAGAAAACTAACGTCGTTACCTGCAGACAACCTCAAACTCCAAAAACGGGGACGATTAGGCATTGGCAATTATGCGGACATTGTGGTGTTTGATCCGGAAAAGGTCACTGATAAAGCTACATTCACCGATCCACATCAATATGCCGAAGGGGTAGTCCATGTTTTTGTAAATGGGGGACAGGTAATAAAGGACGGGGAACATACGGGAGCCTCCCCAGGCCGATTTGTAAAAGGACCTGGATATATCACCCAATGA
- a CDS encoding LytR/AlgR family response regulator transcription factor, with amino-acid sequence MKVAILEDEPLAAEKLKRYLTKCDASIEILTVLDSLEMAIPWIQQNNAKVDLYFMDVQLTDGLSFELFGTVPVRKPVIFTTAFDEFAIDAFKVNSIDYLLKPITFTDLSKSLKKLKSLQLQFSNASEIAPMMQKLAAKVYKDRFLVRVGNHLRSVLTKDILAFYAEGRDVCLINLEGKEYPVEYTIESLKELLDPKKFFRVNRSFMVALEAINDVVVYSNRRLKLSLKKDINKEIVVSREKVADFKLWFEGV; translated from the coding sequence ATGAAAGTAGCCATACTTGAAGACGAACCATTGGCAGCTGAAAAGTTAAAACGATATTTAACCAAATGTGATGCCTCCATTGAGATATTGACCGTTTTGGATTCTTTGGAAATGGCCATTCCATGGATACAACAGAACAATGCGAAGGTCGATCTCTACTTTATGGACGTGCAATTAACGGACGGATTGAGTTTTGAGCTGTTTGGGACCGTGCCGGTGCGAAAACCCGTAATCTTTACCACCGCTTTCGACGAGTTCGCCATAGACGCCTTTAAGGTGAACAGTATTGATTATCTGCTAAAGCCCATAACCTTCACCGACTTGTCAAAATCCCTAAAAAAATTAAAATCCCTACAACTGCAGTTCTCGAACGCTTCGGAAATAGCTCCCATGATGCAAAAATTGGCTGCCAAAGTCTATAAAGATCGTTTTTTGGTGCGCGTGGGCAATCATTTACGGTCTGTTTTGACCAAGGACATTCTGGCCTTTTACGCCGAAGGCAGGGATGTTTGCCTCATCAATTTGGAAGGGAAGGAATATCCCGTGGAATATACGATAGAGTCCCTAAAGGAACTCTTGGATCCGAAAAAGTTTTTTAGGGTCAATCGTAGTTTTATGGTGGCCCTGGAGGCTATTAATGATGTTGTCGTCTACTCCAATAGAAGGTTAAAACTCAGTCTTAAAAAAGATATCAACAAGGAAATTGTGGTGAGCAGGGAAAAAGTAGCGGATTTTAAGCTTTGGTTTGAAGGGGTTTGA
- a CDS encoding histidine kinase, translating into MNRLFVHHPWFRLLSPLFSGTLVYLLMLLINNAVLYIQEDFLSQELYVCIGLAYLTQEFSRLSLLVFERLQRPKSFLFKVLLQICISILLTIGLVYLSMYLYFKYILLYTPNFRELFVFNSIFSFITLLYVVLYLGHYFLFRKNTQKIEKELRAKQAIEHDFASYRNGINPKLLFESLEAMLVVMKENPAKAEELTDHFSTVYRYILSKRKREMVPLREELTIVKALSQLFDHLPYRKVKLGKVSDTDFTVLPTSLLKVMESIIRTTIVSARKALVIDILENKESLEVRYEHEEKLEESLSMDTLRDISHSYQFYTDMPIQIREEGRFKIIKLPKLIYNESSHT; encoded by the coding sequence ATGAATAGGTTATTTGTGCATCATCCATGGTTTCGGTTACTCAGTCCACTTTTTAGTGGTACGCTGGTGTATCTGCTTATGCTATTGATCAATAATGCCGTGCTTTACATCCAGGAGGACTTTTTAAGCCAGGAATTGTATGTATGCATAGGATTGGCTTACTTGACCCAGGAATTTTCCCGTTTATCGCTTTTGGTGTTTGAACGGTTGCAACGCCCCAAATCCTTCCTTTTCAAAGTATTGTTGCAAATATGCATTTCCATTCTATTGACGATAGGCCTGGTATACCTATCCATGTACCTTTACTTTAAATACATATTACTGTATACCCCAAATTTTAGGGAGTTATTTGTGTTCAACAGCATTTTTTCCTTCATTACCTTACTCTACGTGGTACTGTATTTAGGGCACTATTTCCTATTTCGGAAAAACACCCAAAAAATTGAAAAGGAACTTCGCGCAAAACAGGCCATTGAACATGACTTTGCCAGTTATCGCAATGGCATCAATCCCAAACTGCTTTTTGAAAGTTTGGAAGCCATGTTGGTGGTGATGAAGGAAAATCCAGCCAAAGCGGAAGAGTTGACCGATCATTTCTCCACGGTCTATCGTTATATTTTATCCAAAAGAAAACGGGAAATGGTTCCCTTACGGGAAGAACTGACCATCGTAAAGGCACTGTCCCAACTTTTTGACCATCTTCCGTACCGAAAGGTAAAACTTGGAAAAGTAAGCGATACGGATTTTACCGTCCTGCCGACCAGCCTTTTAAAAGTAATGGAATCCATTATACGGACCACCATCGTTTCCGCCAGAAAAGCATTGGTTATTGATATCCTGGAAAATAAGGAGTCCCTGGAGGTACGATATGAACATGAGGAAAAATTGGAGGAATCCCTGTCCATGGACACCTTGCGGGATATTTCCCATAGTTATCAATTCTATACGGATATGCCCATTCAGATACGGGAGGAAGGACGATTCAAAATCATAAAACTACCAAAACTGATCTATAATGAAAGTAGCCATACTTGA
- a CDS encoding sensor histidine kinase, translating to MKRYFIGLLYQPTMKKHLSLFGIGFVLGALTFGFVNFEQSQRLGQLILSGVLGVLVAYLVFFSNGPLNRLLAWKKNTGIRLLLGILWNMVSTYGIVFICVGLYGYFTMGRPFLNSMDLETRLELGILLFCAAVIYNIAYFAFYSYDQYTTAQFLELRTERRQAELQLAALKSQLSPHFLFNCINSLSVLFHDHTEKAETFIRSMAKSYRYTLDNHSTSLISIREELAFVESYAFLLKTRFGDGFRLQVGLDANHLQSKIPPLTLQILVENAVKHNTVTKANPIKVTITGNEDFITITNTKIRKRQSAPSTGIGLKNITGRYGILSNAKIKIEDNTHFMVNLPLLKNE from the coding sequence ATGAAGCGGTACTTTATTGGATTGCTATATCAACCAACCATGAAAAAACACCTGAGCCTTTTCGGTATTGGCTTCGTATTGGGCGCATTGACCTTTGGTTTTGTCAATTTTGAACAATCACAGCGCCTGGGACAACTCATTTTAAGTGGGGTCTTAGGTGTTTTGGTTGCCTATTTGGTATTTTTCTCCAATGGCCCCCTAAATAGGTTACTGGCATGGAAAAAAAATACTGGGATTCGACTTTTGCTTGGAATTCTCTGGAATATGGTAAGCACCTATGGCATCGTATTCATCTGTGTTGGCCTGTACGGATATTTCACAATGGGGAGACCTTTTTTGAACTCCATGGACCTGGAAACCCGTTTGGAACTGGGGATTCTTCTGTTTTGCGCTGCAGTTATTTATAACATCGCCTATTTTGCGTTCTATTCCTATGACCAATATACCACGGCCCAATTTTTGGAGCTGCGTACCGAACGAAGGCAGGCCGAATTGCAATTGGCAGCCCTAAAATCCCAATTAAGCCCACATTTTCTTTTTAATTGCATCAATTCCCTTTCCGTATTGTTCCATGACCATACTGAAAAGGCCGAAACCTTTATCCGTTCCATGGCCAAGTCCTATCGATATACCCTGGACAATCATAGTACTTCGTTGATCAGCATAAGGGAAGAATTGGCTTTTGTGGAGTCCTATGCCTTCCTGCTTAAGACCAGGTTCGGGGATGGTTTTAGACTACAAGTGGGTTTGGACGCGAATCATCTGCAAAGCAAGATTCCTCCATTGACACTTCAAATATTGGTGGAAAATGCCGTAAAGCATAATACGGTAACGAAAGCCAATCCCATTAAGGTTACCATTACGGGCAATGAGGACTTTATAACCATTACCAATACCAAAATCAGGAAACGACAGAGCGCCCCCTCTACGGGAATTGGATTGAAAAATATTACCGGCCGCTATGGAATATTGTCCAATGCCAAGATAAAAATTGAGGACAATACCCATTTCATGGTCAATTTACCCTTGCTGAAGAATGAATAG
- a CDS encoding DUF1080 domain-containing protein: MRRIPLLFPLGEWNSLTVECFGNEIKVWVNGDLVNHGFNATAKEGKIALQAEGAEVEFRKLELISIAGLSE, from the coding sequence ATGAGGCGTATCCCATTGCTTTTCCCCTTGGGAGAATGGAATTCCTTGACTGTTGAATGTTTTGGGAATGAAATCAAGGTTTGGGTCAATGGCGACCTGGTAAATCATGGTTTTAATGCCACGGCCAAGGAAGGGAAAATAGCGCTACAAGCAGAAGGTGCTGAAGTAGAGTTCAGAAAGTTGGAGTTGATTTCAATCGCCGGACTTTCGGAATAA
- a CDS encoding EamA family transporter codes for MQEKKKTTLIILAFFAIYVIWGSTYLLNKIAVQEIPPFFLAGIRFVTAGILIFGMALLSGKSIKVSKKQFWNSVFLGFLFLSFGNGVVVWALKFVDSNFAALEISAQPLVILLMMWILQGKKIQPMSLFGVFLGMLGIYLLVSQRNILGQENAVLGMLMIFGAMLSWAYGSLFVAKADLPKNYFVNTGYQMLTGGVLLFIISFAFNEPWSSPTTWSDGVQWSMVLLIIFGSIVAFTSFNFLLRVVSPEKVATNTYVNPIVAMVLGWYFLNEQISVQSIVAAIILLTGVYFINTKKTLKILNRFKK; via the coding sequence ATGCAGGAAAAGAAAAAGACCACGCTCATTATTTTAGCGTTCTTTGCCATCTACGTGATTTGGGGCTCCACCTATTTGCTGAACAAAATAGCGGTTCAGGAAATCCCTCCTTTCTTTTTGGCAGGGATACGTTTTGTTACCGCCGGTATCTTGATCTTTGGCATGGCGCTATTAAGTGGAAAATCGATAAAGGTCTCCAAAAAACAATTTTGGAATTCGGTATTCCTGGGCTTTTTGTTCCTCAGCTTTGGCAATGGGGTAGTGGTTTGGGCATTAAAATTTGTGGACAGCAATTTTGCCGCCCTGGAAATATCCGCCCAACCCTTGGTCATTTTATTGATGATGTGGATCCTACAGGGCAAAAAAATCCAACCTATGTCCTTATTCGGCGTGTTTTTGGGGATGTTGGGGATTTATCTACTGGTAAGTCAAAGGAATATCCTGGGACAGGAGAATGCCGTTCTTGGGATGCTTATGATCTTTGGTGCCATGTTGAGTTGGGCCTATGGAAGTTTGTTTGTGGCCAAGGCCGATCTACCCAAAAACTATTTTGTAAATACGGGCTATCAAATGCTGACTGGTGGGGTGTTATTGTTTATCATCAGTTTTGCCTTTAATGAACCGTGGTCGTCCCCCACAACGTGGTCAGACGGGGTGCAATGGTCCATGGTACTTTTAATCATTTTTGGCAGTATTGTGGCATTTACCTCATTTAATTTCCTATTACGGGTGGTTTCTCCGGAAAAAGTGGCCACAAATACCTATGTAAACCCCATTGTTGCCATGGTGTTGGGCTGGTATTTTTTAAATGAACAAATCAGTGTGCAATCCATTGTTGCCGCTATCATTCTCCTTACGGGCGTTTATTTTATCAATACCAAGAAAACCCTTAAAATCCTGAATCGGTTTAAAAAATGA